Proteins encoded within one genomic window of Candidatus Thermoplasmatota archaeon:
- a CDS encoding methylenetetrahydrofolate reductase C-terminal domain-containing protein, translated as MIITKQKELKDLLNRLNDKSVFIVGCSECATVCHTGGEKEVLAMKDVLQKKGVNIVGWVVLDPACNLNNDKRLLKKHIKELDAADKVLVLACGSGVQTVSEVLDKEVIAGIDTLFLGEIKRVNEFEKRCVTCGVCELDFFEDFCPVSRCPKSMLNGPCGGSVNGKCEVNKDMDCVWSEIFSHLKEKGRLHKLKCIVEPKDWSNSVCIDRRL; from the coding sequence ATGATAATAACTAAGCAGAAAGAGCTGAAAGATTTGCTTAATCGACTTAATGATAAATCTGTTTTTATTGTTGGATGTAGTGAGTGCGCAACTGTTTGCCATACAGGTGGAGAGAAAGAAGTATTGGCTATGAAAGATGTTCTGCAGAAGAAAGGTGTTAATATTGTTGGTTGGGTGGTTTTGGATCCTGCTTGTAATTTAAATAATGATAAACGTCTTTTGAAAAAACATATCAAAGAGTTAGATGCTGCGGATAAGGTGCTTGTTCTTGCTTGTGGTAGTGGTGTTCAAACAGTATCAGAGGTTTTGGATAAGGAGGTTATCGCTGGTATTGATACCTTGTTTTTGGGTGAGATAAAACGTGTGAATGAGTTTGAAAAGCGTTGTGTAACATGTGGAGTCTGTGAGCTGGATTTCTTTGAGGATTTTTGTCCTGTTTCACGTTGTCCTAAGTCTATGTTGAACGGGCCATGTGGTGGGTCTGTAAATGGCAAATGTGAGGTTAACAAGGATATGGATTGTGTTTGGAGTGAAATTTTTAGTCATCTGAAAGAAAAGGGACGTTTGCATAAACTTAAGTGTATTGTGGAACCTAAGGATTGGTCCAACTCTGTTTGTATTGATAGGAGACTTTAA